A window from Leptothermofonsia sichuanensis E412 encodes these proteins:
- a CDS encoding flavin prenyltransferase UbiX, which produces MSLPSPLPLPSPPLILGITGASGLIYAVRALKYLLQAEYAIELVASKSVYMVWQAEQGVRMPGEPEQQEQFWREQAGVETAGKLTCHPWSDVGATIASGSFRTLGMVIIPCSMGTVGKLAAGLSSDLLERAADVQLKEGRKLVLVPRETPFSLIHLRNLTTLAEAGARIVPAIPAWYHNPQTVEDLVDFVVARALDQLDIDCVPLTRWQGHF; this is translated from the coding sequence ATGTCCCTCCCTTCCCCCCTTCCCCTCCCTTCTCCCCCCCTCATCCTTGGCATTACGGGGGCCTCCGGGCTAATTTATGCCGTCCGGGCTTTGAAGTATTTGCTTCAGGCAGAGTATGCGATCGAACTGGTGGCTTCTAAATCGGTCTACATGGTCTGGCAGGCAGAGCAAGGTGTGCGGATGCCAGGAGAGCCAGAACAACAGGAGCAGTTTTGGCGAGAACAGGCAGGGGTGGAAACAGCCGGTAAACTGACCTGCCATCCCTGGAGCGATGTGGGCGCCACAATTGCCAGTGGCTCTTTCCGCACATTGGGAATGGTGATTATCCCATGCAGTATGGGTACAGTGGGGAAACTGGCGGCTGGACTGAGTTCTGACCTGCTGGAACGGGCAGCCGATGTGCAACTGAAGGAAGGGCGGAAGCTGGTGCTGGTGCCCCGTGAAACACCCTTTAGCCTGATTCATTTGCGCAACCTGACCACCCTGGCTGAAGCAGGTGCTCGCATTGTGCCCGCCATTCCCGCCTGGTATCACAACCCGCAAACGGTGGAAGATCTGGTCGATTTTGTGGTTGCCCGTGCTCTGGATCAACTGGACATTGATTGTGTTCCCCTGACCCGATGGCAGGGACATTTTTAA